GCCGATCCCGATAACCTCGGACGCTTCATGGTCTTCCGTGCCAATCCCGCCGCCTACTGGTTCGACGACTACCTGAACCCGGTCCACGACGCCCCGCCGTTCCCCTCCGGCTTCCCCGTGAGCGGATGACGCGGCCCGCCCTGTCTTCCATCGGCCGAAACGTTCGGTTCAGAATCCCAGGTATTGCGGGATGAAGAGGATCGCGAAATAGATCCCGAGGGCCGCGATTCCGATGGGCACCCCCACCCGCGCCCACTCCTTGCTGGTGATCCGCAGTTTGCCGGCGGCGATGATATTGGGGATGTTGCCCGGGATCAGCATGCCGCCTGCGACGACGAGCGCCATCAGCAGGGCGCGGATCTGGAAGATGGACAGATAGGGTCCGATCTCCGCCGCGGTCAGCGTGGCGTTGTCCAGGATGGCGGAGACCGTGTTGATCCAGTAGAGCAGCTCCGCCGGCACCAGGGCGATGTACTTCAGGATGATCGGCTTGAACCCCTCCCCCAGGAGGACCAGCGCCGCGATGAAGACGTACACCCGCGCGGCCCGAAGGATCACGTCCCGGAGCGTCTCGGTGTAGGGCTCACAGGCAACCCTGGCACTCGTGCCCAGGGACTGGACGCGGTACATGCCCAGCAGGGCGAACGCGACGATGCCCGGGACGATATAGATGCCGAGCAGGTCGATCAGGAAGAAGAAGTCGGCGAAGTAGGGCGGACCCGAGAGCTTGGATACGGCGATCGTGGACAGGGGCTCGCCGAGGGGGGTCAGCGCCGCCCCGAGCCCGATGGCGAAGCAGGCGATCACCGTCAGCTCGACCCGCGGCCGCCGCTCGATGGGCAGGACGCAGAGCACCTCCACCAGGATGATGGCGGCGATGATGGCGGAGACGATGCTGGATATCAGGCCAAGGACCAGGATGAGCAGGGCGACCGTGACGCGGAGCGAGAGGATCTCTGCCATCCTCCCGATGGCGGCGTGGATGGGGCCGTGCCAGCGGTAGATGATCAGCCCGACGAGGAGCACGATCTGGAAGATGCCGATCGGAACCCCCAGGATCTCCGTGATGTGCAGGGGCGAGGTCAGCGCCTCTTCCACGATCGCGAGGGTCCAGCCCGTCGTCTCGCCGGGGATCACGGCAAATCCCGCGATGGTCAGGGCGATGATGCCCATCAGGAGGAGGAAGGGTTCGAGGTTATGCTCGATCGCCCGCACCCGGAACGGGCCGACGAGAACGACGAGGAATATTGCAAAAAGCCCTATTGTGACCAGTATCTCCGATACCATTGCCCATAATGTCTCTCGTTTAACCTACATATACCATTCAGTCCTGCTTCCCCCTGCCCCGGTGCCTGCGGGGGGCATGCCCTGCCGCAAAAGAGGAGGAGCAGACCGTGAAACGGTCAGCCCCTCAGGATCCGGATGCGCCGCATCGCTTCCTGCAGCTGGGGGAGGGACGCGGCGTAGGAGAGCCGGATCCAGCCCGGCGCGTAGAACGCGGCCCCCGGCGTGACCGCCACGTGGGCCTCCTGCAGCCAGCGGCGGGCGATCGCGGTGTCGTCCCCCTCGACCCTGACGAAGGCATAGAAGGCGCCCTCGGGGGGCGCCATGGCGAACTTCATGTCGGTCAGTGCATCGACCAGGTACTCCCGCCGCCGATCGAACTCCTCCCGCATCGCCTGCACCGCCCCCTGATCGCCCTGGAGGGCGGCAACCCCTCCCCACATCACGAACGTGGCGGGATGGCTCACCGAGTGCTGCTGGATTGTCAGCATCCGGCGGATGATCCCGGCGGGCGCCACCGCATAGCCGAGCCGCCAGCCGGTCATCGCGTAGGCCTTGGAGAAGCCGTTGACGGTGATGGTCCTCTCCTGCATGCCGTCCAGGGAGGCGAGGGAGACGTGCTCCCGCCCGTAGATCAGCTTCTCGTAGATCTCGTCCGACAGGGCAAAGAGGTCGTAGTCCTGGCAGAGATCGGCCACCAGCTGCAGGGACCGGCGGTTGAGAACCGTTCCCGTGGGGTTGGAGGGGGTGTTGACCACGATCATCTTGGTCCGCTGGGTGATCCGCTCTCCCAGGGTGTCGTCGATCTGGAAGGTCTTCATGTTCAGGGGATGGTGCACCGCCCGCCCCCCCGCCAGCTGGATGCACGGCTCGTAGGAGACCCAGGCCGGATCGATCAGGATCACCTCGTCCTGGGGATTGAGGACCGCTTCCATCGCCTCGCGGATCGCGTCCTTGGCGCCGCAGGTGGCGATCACCTCCTCGGGCCGGCAGTCGATGCGGTTCTCGGTGCGGATCTTCTCCGCGATCGCGTGGAGCAGCTCCGGGATGCCGTTGCTCGGGGCGTAGTGGGTCTCCCCCCGTGCGAGCGCCGCGCAGCAGGCGTCCTTGATGTGCTGCGGGGTGTCGAAGTCCGGCTCGCCGATGGAGAGGGAGACGACGTCGATCCCCTTCCGCTTCATTCGCTTGGCCTCGTCCGAGATCTCGATCGTGGCGGACGGGGCGATGCCGGCAACCTTCTCGGAGAGGGATCTCATCGCAATCGCTGGACCAGTTTTACCGCCGATTCGACCGCGCGGCGGGCGTAGTCGATCCGCTCCTGCGCCTCCAGGCGGGTCATGCCGGGCCCGGATATACCGAGGGTGACCGGTTTGCCGTACTCCAGCCCCAGGTCCATGATCTTGCGGGCGGCGTGCTGCAGCACGATCTCGTCGTGCTGGGTGGCGCCCTCGATCACCGCGCCGAGGGTGACCACCGCGTCCACCTCGCCCGCCTCGAGCATCTTCTTCACCGCGATGGGGACGTCGTAGGCGCCCGGCACGTACAGGGTATCGACGACGTCGGCGCCCAGGAACTTCGCGTGCTCCCGCCCCTCGATCTCCATCAGGTAGGTGATGTCCCGGTTGAACTCCGAGACCACAAATCCCAGCTTTATCGTCATTCCGATCCTCCTTCTAAGATTCTCACCAGGTCTATTTTAAGGCGGCTCATGCACGCTGCGGGGGGCGGGCGCCGGGGCCGCTGCCCGATTCCGAGCCCCCCGCGGACGTGCACGCCCATCCGGCGCAGGCCTCCGGCGGTATCCAGCACGTGCGGCCTCTCTCGCGCCGGCAGGGCGAAGAGCGGGGCGGCGAGTTCGCTGCACTATCCTCGGGCCCGATCATCTGGACGGGGCGATGGCAGGTAGAATTTTTCAGGCAGGGCGGCGCCCGATATCGCCTCGCTCTCGAGAGAGACCTCCGGGGATGCAGGGCCCATCGCTTCGGATGAACCTCCAGATCGGGTTGGGCGGGATTCCTCCTGCCAGGCAGTGTTCCACCCCGCTGGTACGATACTCTCCAAGGGAGGCAGATCCGGGAGCGCCACGTCACCGTCCCTCCACCGCTGCCAGTACGATATCCATGCATGCGGGAGCCGGGAGGAGAGGATGGATGGGAGAACCCGGTTCCGCCCGGGATTGCGAATACGTCAACCCTGTATGCCGCCCGCCCAGAGCGGCGCCCAATCCTGCGCATGGCCGCGGCATAGAAGGCGGCGCTGACAAGCCGTGCCCGCACGCCCCGTGCGGGCCCTGCCGGGCGAGAGGCGAGGGATCGGGGAGGTTTGCTCCCCGGCGGGGGGGAGCCCGAGACGCATCGACCGCACCGGAGACGGGATCTCAGGCCCGCTTCCGCAGGATGACCATCTCGCAGAAGAGGGAGCCGCTGCACATCGTGTCGTGGATCTCGATCCCGTACTCCGGATTGAGCGCCTCTATCGCGGCACGCACGTAGGACGCACAGAGGATGCCGGCGTCCTCCTCGCGGAGCCCCCGCTCCCGCGCCAGGGTGCACATCGGGCACGCCGCGAAGCGGATGACGGTCTCCTCGGGAACGCCCTCGATCAGCGGCGTCTCGAACCCGGAGCCGAAGAGGACGACGGAGAGCGTCCCGAGGGTCTGGACGAGCCCCGCTGCATCCTCTCTGGGCATCCCGTACTCGTCTGCGATGCGGCGGAGCTCCTGGCCGACGTCGCGGAAGACGGCGTCGATCCTGCCTTCCCTCCCGCCGGGCTCTGCGAACCTCCGGAGAAAGAGGAACGGCATGTAGGTCAGGATGCGCGACGCGATCTCCCATCGCGCCCGCATCGGAATATCCCTGATCGTTACCATGCGGCATCCCCTCCGCTGCCGGGGACCGACACCGCCCCGTCCCCCCCGACGGCACACCGTATGCAATCCTCGAACGCCATTGCCGGTAAGATGCCCGGGGTAATATATGAAGTTGCCCCATTCGCACCGCCCGGCGGACCGGGCGGCTCCCTCAGCGGCGGGCCGGACCGACGTCGGGAAATCCC
This region of Methanomicrobiales archaeon genomic DNA includes:
- the ribH gene encoding 6,7-dimethyl-8-ribityllumazine synthase, with the protein product MTIKLGFVVSEFNRDITYLMEIEGREHAKFLGADVVDTLYVPGAYDVPIAVKKMLEAGEVDAVVTLGAVIEGATQHDEIVLQHAARKIMDLGLEYGKPVTLGISGPGMTRLEAQERIDYARRAVESAVKLVQRLR
- a CDS encoding DUF1646 family protein, translated to MVSEILVTIGLFAIFLVVLVGPFRVRAIEHNLEPFLLLMGIIALTIAGFAVIPGETTGWTLAIVEEALTSPLHITEILGVPIGIFQIVLLVGLIIYRWHGPIHAAIGRMAEILSLRVTVALLILVLGLISSIVSAIIAAIILVEVLCVLPIERRPRVELTVIACFAIGLGAALTPLGEPLSTIAVSKLSGPPYFADFFFLIDLLGIYIVPGIVAFALLGMYRVQSLGTSARVACEPYTETLRDVILRAARVYVFIAALVLLGEGFKPIILKYIALVPAELLYWINTVSAILDNATLTAAEIGPYLSIFQIRALLMALVVAGGMLIPGNIPNIIAAGKLRITSKEWARVGVPIGIAALGIYFAILFIPQYLGF
- a CDS encoding pyridoxal phosphate-dependent aminotransferase; translation: MRSLSEKVAGIAPSATIEISDEAKRMKRKGIDVVSLSIGEPDFDTPQHIKDACCAALARGETHYAPSNGIPELLHAIAEKIRTENRIDCRPEEVIATCGAKDAIREAMEAVLNPQDEVILIDPAWVSYEPCIQLAGGRAVHHPLNMKTFQIDDTLGERITQRTKMIVVNTPSNPTGTVLNRRSLQLVADLCQDYDLFALSDEIYEKLIYGREHVSLASLDGMQERTITVNGFSKAYAMTGWRLGYAVAPAGIIRRMLTIQQHSVSHPATFVMWGGVAALQGDQGAVQAMREEFDRRREYLVDALTDMKFAMAPPEGAFYAFVRVEGDDTAIARRWLQEAHVAVTPGAAFYAPGWIRLSYAASLPQLQEAMRRIRILRG